The following coding sequences lie in one Musa acuminata AAA Group cultivar baxijiao chromosome BXJ1-8, Cavendish_Baxijiao_AAA, whole genome shotgun sequence genomic window:
- the LOC103996308 gene encoding jasmonoyl--L-amino acid synthetase GH3.5, giving the protein MRVFSLESVINEFEELSKDAGRQQTETLRWILEQNGEAEYLQSLGLAGRTDPESFKACVPLVTHADLEPYIQRIADGDASPILTGKPITSISLSSGTTQGKPKFVPFNGELLQSTMQIYCTSFAFRNREYPIGNGKALQLIYSSKRVTTQGGLTAATATTNVFQSEQFKHTMKDIQSQCCSPDEVIFGPDFQQSLYCHLLCGLIFSNEVQIISSTFAHSIVHAFQTFEHVWEELCADIREGVLSSRITVPSIRAAVSKLLRPNPSLADSIHNVCVRLSNWYGVIPELWPNAKYVYGIMTGSMEPYLKKLRHYAGSLPLMSADYGSSEGWIGANVNPSLPPELATFAVLPNIGYFEFIPLEKSEVQEPEKSASTIHYIEAEPIGLTEVEVGKEYEIVMTNFAGLYRYRLGDIVRVAGFHNSTPEIQFVCRRSLVLSINIDKNTEKDLQLAVDAAARLLAEEKVEVVDFTSHVDTSTEPGHYVIYWELSCDATEEVLRACCNCLDLSFVDAGYVGSRKVGAIGPLELRIVRRGTFQTILHHYLGLGAAVSQFKTPRFVGLSNSTVLQILCRNVTKCTFSTAYGA; this is encoded by the exons ATGAGAGTTTTCAGCCTCGAGAGCGTGATAAACGAATTCGAAGAACTGTCAAAGGACGCTGGGCGTCAACAGACGGAGACTCTCCGATGGATTCTCGAGCAAAATGGTGAAGCCGAGTACTTGCAGAGCTTAGGCCTTGCAGGAAGAACCGACCCCGAGAGCTTCAAGGCCTGCGTCCCCTTGGTCACTCATGCCGATCTTGAGCCTTACATCCAGAGAATCGCCGACGGAGATGCTTCTCCCATCCTCACCGGGAAGCCCATCACTTCAATTTCTTTGAG TTCTGGTACCACGCAAGGGAAACCAAAGTTTGTGCCTTTCAACGGTGAGCTACTCCAATCCACGATGCAGATTTATTGCACTTCATTTGCGTTCAGAAACAG AGAGTATCCGATAGGCAATGGGAAAGCTCTGCAGTTGATATACAGCAGCAAGCGGGTGACGACCCAAGGGGGGCTCACTGCAGCAACAGCCACAACCAATGTGTTCCAGAGTGAGCAATTCAAGCACACCATGAAGGACATCCAATCTCAATGCTGCAGTCCCGACGAAGTCATATTTGGCCCGGACTTCCAGCAGTCCTTGTACTGCCACCTCCTTTGCGGGCTCATCTTCTCCAACGAAGTGCAGATCATATCTTCCACCTTCGCACACAGCATCGTCCATGCTTTTCAGACATTCGAACATGTGTGGGAGGAACTGTGTGCAGATATCAGAGAAGGAGTTCTCTCCAGCAGAATCACCGTCCCATCAATTCGTGCAGCTGTTTCCAAGCTCTTAAGGCCTAATCCCAGCCTCGCTGACTCCATACACAATGTGTGTGTGAGATTAAGCAACTGGTATGGTGTGATCCCGGAGCTTTGGCCCAATGCCAAGTATGTCTATGGCATTATGACTGGATCTATGGAGCCATACTTGAAGAAGTTGAGGCATTATGCAGGAAGCCTACCTCTGATGAGCGCTGACTATGGCTCTTCAGAAGGATGGATTGGTGCTAACGTCAACCCCAGTTTGCCACCTGAATTGGCTACCTTTGCAGTGCTTCCTAACATCGGCTACTTCGAATTCATCCCTTTGGAGAAATCTGAGGTTCAGGAGCCGGAGAAGAGTGCCTCCACCATTCACTATATAGAAGCTGAACCGATTGGCCTTACTGAAGTTGAAGTTGGCAAAGAGTACGAGATTGTGATGACCAATTTTGCAG GCCTGTATCGATACAGGTTGGGAGACATCGTGAGGGTAGCCGGCTTCCACAACTCCACTCCGGAGATTCAGTTCGTGTGCAGGAGAAGCCTCGTGCTGAGCATCAACATCGACAAGAACACCGAGAAGGATCTGCAGTTGGCGGTGGACGCGGCGGCGCGGCTGTTGGCGGAGGAGAAGGTCGAGGTCGTCGACTTCACCAGCCATGTCGACACTTCCACGGAGCCTGGACATTACGTGATCTACTGGGAGCTGAGCTGTGATGCCACCGAGGAGGTCCTGCGTGCCTGCTGCAACTGCTTAGACCTGTCCTTCGTCGACGCCGGCTACGTCGGGTCGAGGAAGGTCGGCGCCATTGGGCCTCTCGAGCTTCGCATCGTGCGCAGGGGGACGTTCCAAACGATCCTGCACCATTACCTGGGCCTCGGGGCCGCCGTGAGCCAGTTCAAGACGCCGCGCTTCGTCGGCCTGTCGAACAGCACGGTGTTGCAGATCTTGTGCAGGAACGTCACAAAGTGTACCTTTAGCACAGCCTATGGCGCGTGA